Proteins found in one Candidatus Delongbacteria bacterium genomic segment:
- a CDS encoding PLP-dependent aminotransferase family protein — protein sequence MVKDFPNILSDSSKRMKRSAIRELLKLTNKPGLISFAGGLPSPLTFPIEELKEITAEVLENDGTSALQYSTTEGDPLLRKLLTERYAKSGLNITVDNLIITSSSQQALDLIPKILINPGDKVIVGLPSYLGGLGSFHNYGAKMIGIEFDEKGMRADKLEEELEILKKVGDKPKFIYIIPDFQNPAGITMPESRRKEIIAIADKYDVLIVEDSPYRELRFEGQHQKTIYQLANNGKVILLGTFSKIFVPGFRIGWIIGDEAIIDKIVMSKQSTDLCTSSFVQKIAAKYIEKGYFDKNLVKIIDMYREKKNVMMDAFETYLPEGVTWTNPDGGLFLFVSLPKHMDAEELFKVAVENNVAFVIGSVFHCDESGKNTMRMNFSFATKEDITEGVKRLAKAIKEMM from the coding sequence ATGGTAAAAGACTTCCCTAATATTCTTTCGGACAGTTCAAAAAGGATGAAAAGATCAGCGATCAGAGAATTATTGAAACTGACAAATAAACCAGGATTGATATCTTTTGCAGGTGGTTTACCGTCTCCATTGACTTTTCCAATTGAGGAATTAAAAGAAATAACTGCTGAAGTTCTTGAGAACGACGGAACTTCAGCATTGCAATATTCAACTACTGAAGGGGATCCTCTTCTAAGAAAACTGCTTACAGAAAGGTATGCAAAAAGCGGTCTGAACATAACAGTTGATAATCTGATAATAACTTCATCATCACAACAGGCTCTTGATCTGATCCCGAAGATACTGATAAATCCCGGAGATAAAGTAATTGTAGGTCTGCCATCCTATCTTGGTGGTCTGGGTTCTTTCCATAACTATGGTGCAAAGATGATCGGTATAGAGTTCGATGAAAAAGGAATGAGGGCAGACAAGCTGGAAGAAGAACTTGAAATATTAAAAAAAGTAGGCGATAAACCAAAATTTATTTATATCATACCTGATTTTCAAAACCCTGCAGGAATAACAATGCCTGAGTCAAGAAGAAAAGAAATAATCGCGATAGCAGATAAGTATGATGTACTAATAGTAGAAGACAGTCCGTACAGAGAACTAAGGTTCGAAGGTCAACACCAAAAAACAATCTATCAACTTGCAAATAACGGTAAAGTTATTCTTCTCGGAACATTCTCAAAGATATTTGTACCTGGATTCAGAATAGGATGGATCATCGGAGATGAGGCTATTATAGACAAGATCGTAATGTCAAAGCAGTCAACAGATCTATGTACTTCCTCATTTGTTCAAAAGATAGCTGCTAAGTACATTGAAAAGGGTTATTTTGATAAAAATCTGGTAAAGATCATAGATATGTACAGAGAGAAGAAGAATGTAATGATGGATGCCTTTGAAACCTACTTACCCGAAGGAGTTACCTGGACTAATCCTGATGGAGGTTTGTTCCTGTTTGTAAGTTTACCAAAACACATGGATGCTGAAGAACTTTTCAAAGTAGCTGTAGAGAATAATGTAGCTTTTGTGATCGGAAGCGTATTTCATTGTGATGAGAGTGGAAAGAACACTATGAGAATGAATTTTTCATTTGCAACTAAAGAAGATATCACTGAAGGTGTTAAACGTTTAGCGAAAGCTATCAAAGAAATGATGTAA
- a CDS encoding amino acid racemase codes for MKKIGIIGGVSWHSTSQYYSVINQTVNKLTGGKSLAECMIHSVDFAKIEQLQESDNWKEITNLFIDIAKKLEDYGAGIIIMSSNTCHKVYKAVQKEVKVPIFHIVDPTADEIKKLGLRKIGLLGTRFIMEEEFYKDRLQENYGIRSIVPGIEDRNYVHKLIFRDLSLGKSSHEDQEKLKKIIDTLVERGAEGIILGCTELNMAIKQLNYNIPIFDTAVIHAKAVAKLAIED; via the coding sequence ATGAAAAAAATAGGAATAATCGGTGGAGTAAGTTGGCATTCAACATCTCAATATTACAGTGTTATAAATCAAACAGTAAATAAATTGACCGGTGGTAAAAGTTTAGCAGAATGTATGATCCATTCTGTTGATTTTGCAAAGATAGAGCAGTTGCAGGAAAGTGATAATTGGAAAGAGATCACAAATTTGTTTATTGATATTGCAAAGAAACTTGAAGATTATGGTGCCGGAATAATTATTATGAGCTCAAATACATGCCATAAAGTATATAAAGCGGTACAAAAGGAAGTAAAAGTTCCTATTTTTCATATAGTTGATCCGACAGCAGATGAAATTAAAAAATTAGGTTTGAGGAAAATCGGTCTTTTGGGTACAAGATTCATTATGGAAGAGGAATTCTATAAAGACAGATTACAGGAAAACTACGGTATCAGATCTATAGTTCCAGGTATTGAAGACAGAAATTATGTTCATAAACTTATATTCAGAGATCTGAGTTTAGGAAAAAGCAGTCATGAGGATCAGGAAAAATTGAAAAAGATCATTGACACTCTTGTTGAGAGAGGTGCTGAAGGTATAATACTGGGTTGTACCGAATTGAACATGGCGATCAAACAATTAAATTATAATATACCTATTTTTGATACTGCTGTTATCCATGCAAAGGCTGTTGCAAAGCTAGCGATAGAAGATTAA